From a region of the Flavobacterium sediminilitoris genome:
- a CDS encoding heavy-metal-associated domain-containing protein, which yields MKKSLLKIIIAITVLLSTTINAQTENTKTEEIKVSGNCGMCKKTIEKAGNIKDVATVVWNKETQMATLTYDESKINKEEIAKRIAKAGYDTELVKAKDEDYNNLPGCCQYDRE from the coding sequence ATGAAAAAATCATTATTAAAAATAATAATAGCAATTACGGTATTGTTATCAACCACAATTAATGCACAAACAGAGAACACAAAAACAGAAGAAATAAAAGTTTCTGGAAATTGTGGAATGTGCAAAAAAACAATAGAAAAAGCAGGAAATATCAAAGATGTTGCAACCGTAGTATGGAACAAAGAAACCCAAATGGCAACATTAACTTATGATGAATCTAAAATAAATAAAGAAGAAATTGCAAAACGTATAGCCAAAGCTGGTTATGATACTGAACTTGTTAAAGCAAAAGACGAAGATTATAACAATCTTCCAGGATGTTGTCAATATGACCGCGAGTAA